From a single Andrena cerasifolii isolate SP2316 chromosome 8, iyAndCera1_principal, whole genome shotgun sequence genomic region:
- the LOC143372218 gene encoding uncharacterized protein LOC143372218, whose protein sequence is MDRKQHRGSSTRADRTKKRKFTGNIHTREREISFASTSAKKLASTNLEDFTVNPSHGYRIIAFLSVFTAISQFVVCKVCKGQVNFCETNSRGLGFKITIECKCGSQYINSCPLIDGKSYEINRRIILVLRMLGVGKEGLNTFCGLMDICQGISSTLYYTSLDSIYSGAKTVFDILRRKAVEEEKIKNAENGNPMTEITVSGDGTWKKRGFNSLFGVTSLIGKYSSKIIDIVVKSSYCHGCKVWESKSGTVEYDLWMEEHKDECTANHSGSSGKMEVDGMKEMFLRSVEYFGIRYRNYIGDGDTKTFKALLEENPYGDDFILKKKECVGHVEKRMGSRLRNIKKTKKLGGKNKLTDKLIKQLTVYYGLAIRRHSGSIDDMYEAIWATYYHKISSDKYPKHMYCPKGSGSWCKWRKAEAEGTLKQFNHEPPLHEDVAKEIKSIYEDLSSKELLERCLGGETQNNNESFNSSLWRLAPKHLHCGLKTIEISAFIAAGIFNEGCYAILNIMDNIGIVIGDQCKSFATTRDEWRLQRSARRSLEATKKARTEARMANLEKNQFDEQEEGIIYGPGIAD, encoded by the coding sequence ATGGATAGAAAGCAGCATAGAGGAAGTTCTACGCGTGCTGATAGaactaaaaaaaggaaattcacgggaaatattcatactcgtgaaagagaaatttcatttgcgagTACGTCTGCTAAAAAATTAGCATCAACGAATCTTGAAGATTTTACTGTGAATCCAAGCCATGGATATCGGATTATTGCTTTTTTATCAGTTTTCACTGCAATATCTCAATTTGTTGTATGTAAAGTGTGTAAAGGACAAGTGAATTTTTGTGAAACTAATTCTCGTGGATTAGGATTTAAAATCACAATAGAGTGTAAATGTGGTTCTCAATACATAAATTCGTGCCCTTTGATCGATGGTAAATCCTatgaaataaatagaagaattattttagttttgagAATGTTGGGAGTTGGCAAAGAaggtttaaatacattttgtggCCTCATGGACATTTGTCAAGGAATTAGTTCCACTCTATATTATACTTCTTTAGATAGTATATATTCAGGAGCTAAAACAGTTTTTGATATTTTGAGAAGGAAAGCAGtagaagaggaaaaaataaaaaatgctgaaaatggGAACCCGATGACAGAGATCACAGTCTCCGGCGATGGTACATGGAAAAAGAGAGGATTCAATTCATTATTTGGAGTCACATCacttattggaaaatattctagcAAAATAATCGATATCGTAGTGAAATCTTCATATTGCCATGGTTGTAAAGTGTGGGAATCAAAATCTGGTACGGTGGAATACGACCTGTGGATGGAAGAACACAAGGACGAGTGCACTGCTAACCATAGCGGGTCGTCCGGAAAGATGGAAGTGGATGGCATGAAGGAAATGTTCCTGCGATCTGTAGAATATTTTGGAATAAGATATAGAAACTATATTGGTGATGGAGACACaaagacatttaaagcattgctCGAGGAAAATCCATATGGTGACGATTTTAtattgaagaaaaaagaatgtGTAGGTCATGTAGAGAAACGTATGGGATCGCGGCTAAGAAACATAAAGAAGACCAAGAAACTCggaggaaaaaataaattaactgataaattaattaaacaattaacagTGTACTATGGTTTAGCTATCAGAAGACATTCAGGTTCTATCGATGACATGTACGAAGCTATATGGGCAACATATTATCATAAAATATCTTCAGATAAATATCCCAAACACATGTACTGTCCAAAGGGGTCTGGTAGTTGGTGTAAATGGCGTAAAGCTGAAGCTGAAGGTACTCTTAAACAATTTAACCACGAGCCACCACTTCATGAAGACGttgcaaaagaaataaaatcaatttatgaagatttatcttcaaaagaaTTATTAGAAAGGTGTTTGGGTGGTGAAACTCAAAATAACAATGAGAGTTTCAACTCGTCGCTCTGGCGACTTGCCCCCAAACACCTTCATTGTGGACTGAAAACAATTGAGATTTCAGCATTTATAGCAGCAGGCATTTTTAATGAAGGCTGCTATGCAATTTTAAATATCATGGACAATATTGGTATCGTTATTGGAGATCAATGCAAAAGTTTCGCCACGACTAGAGATGAATGGCGATTACAAAGATCGGCGAGACGAAGCCTTGAAGCAACGAAAAAGGCCCGTACAGAGGCTAGAAtggcaaatttagaaaaaaatcaattcgACGAGCAAGAGGAAGGAATAATCTACGGACCTGGAATAGCTGATTAG